The Rhodopseudomonas palustris genome window below encodes:
- a CDS encoding L,D-transpeptidase: protein MSFGFRSARRAVAFAALAATSMLAAPGAEAGPSLVAFRGDYSPGTIVVKTHERKLYLVVEPGQAVRYRVGVGKPGKSWEGVTKIDGKYRNPAWAPPADVKRDNPAIPDVIAGGTPENPMGVAAMTLAGGEYAIHGTNRPSSIGGFVSYGCIRMLNDDITDLYQRVPVGTQVVVTR from the coding sequence ATGTCTTTTGGATTTCGTTCGGCAAGACGAGCAGTTGCATTCGCGGCGCTGGCCGCGACGTCGATGCTGGCGGCGCCCGGCGCCGAGGCAGGGCCCAGTCTGGTCGCCTTCCGGGGTGACTATTCGCCGGGGACGATCGTGGTGAAGACTCACGAGCGCAAGCTGTACCTGGTGGTCGAGCCGGGCCAGGCGGTGCGCTATCGGGTCGGCGTCGGCAAGCCCGGCAAGAGCTGGGAAGGCGTCACCAAGATCGACGGCAAATATCGCAACCCGGCCTGGGCGCCGCCCGCGGACGTCAAGCGCGACAATCCGGCCATCCCGGATGTGATCGCCGGCGGCACGCCCGAGAACCCGATGGGCGTCGCGGCGATGACGCTGGCCGGCGGCGAATACGCCATCCACGGCACCAACCGGCCGAGCTCGATCGGCGGCTTCGTTTCCTACGGCTGCATCCGGATGCTCAACGACGACATCACCGACCTGTATCAGCGCGTCCCGGTCGGCACCCAGGTGGTGGTGACGCGCTGA
- a CDS encoding EVE domain-containing protein → MAYWLVKSEPSVWSWDQQVAKGAKGEAWTGVRNHSAKLHMMAMKKGDRAFFYHSNEGKEIVGIAEIIREAYPDPTDESGKFVCVDLKADKKLKTPVTLAAVKEEKKLAEMALLKYSRLSVQPVTADEWKLVCKMGGL, encoded by the coding sequence ATGGCGTACTGGCTGGTGAAATCCGAGCCCTCGGTGTGGTCGTGGGACCAGCAGGTGGCCAAGGGCGCCAAGGGCGAGGCCTGGACCGGGGTGCGCAATCACTCCGCCAAGCTGCACATGATGGCGATGAAAAAGGGCGACCGCGCGTTCTTCTATCACTCCAACGAGGGCAAGGAGATCGTCGGCATCGCCGAGATCATCCGCGAGGCCTATCCGGACCCGACCGACGAAAGCGGCAAATTCGTCTGCGTCGACCTCAAGGCCGACAAGAAGCTGAAGACCCCGGTGACGCTGGCGGCTGTGAAAGAAGAGAAGAAGCTCGCCGAGATGGCGCTGCTGAAATACTCGCGCCTGTCGGTTCAGCCGGTCACCGCCGACGAGTGGAAGCTGGTCTGCAAGATGGGCGGGCTGTAA
- a CDS encoding OmpA family protein, which yields MKRIQLALLASTAIVVWQSATLPAHADATSVIATPMLMAQAAPADKGDEKKGPPAGERKGPPPGAAPPPPRPAAPPAAAPPAGRIGEPPAAPRAEPPPRPAPPPAPKAEPPAAPRAAPPPPPPAAATPPRPPAPPAEKSAPRAEPPAAPRVAPPPPPAAAPQQRQSAPPPADKGAAPPPRPAPPAAGQIGAPPAGQTPPPAVQKGGPPPAAAQPPAAQRSAPPQQPPAAPADKGAPPPAAGQIGSPPPAQTPPPPAAQKAAPPPPAAAPADKGAAAPPPLPAAGTIGPQGAQPGGAALPPGAPVARTPPPTVTTPIPAAPPPPQAMTPIAPGAAPQGPRNISDFRGERREVREGGRTVITEPGRVIVRDPGGREFIRHNEMDRFRYGARDIRTEPGRGGDTRTIVVRPDGTEIINVTGRDGQLVRRIRRDRDGREIIIIDNSFGPSDRANFYVDLPPPVLRIPRDRYIVDYEDASPELIYDTLEAPPVERIERRYSMDEIRYSPSVRQRMPSIDLNTITFELGSWDISPDQASKLQVIADGLNRAIRRNPREVFLIEGHTDATGNDTDNLSLSDRRAEAAATLLTQQFGVPAENLTSQGYGEQYLKVQTDGPERQNRRVTVRRITPLLNGGQAALPPPPPGVAPPR from the coding sequence ATGAAAAGAATTCAGCTCGCCTTGCTCGCCTCGACAGCGATCGTCGTGTGGCAGTCCGCAACTCTCCCGGCGCACGCCGATGCGACGTCGGTGATTGCAACGCCGATGCTGATGGCGCAAGCCGCACCTGCCGACAAGGGCGACGAGAAGAAGGGCCCGCCGGCCGGGGAGCGGAAGGGGCCGCCACCGGGCGCTGCCCCGCCGCCGCCGCGTCCCGCCGCTCCGCCCGCCGCCGCGCCGCCCGCCGGTCGCATCGGCGAACCGCCGGCTGCGCCGCGCGCCGAACCGCCGCCGCGTCCGGCTCCCCCGCCGGCACCGAAGGCGGAGCCGCCGGCCGCCCCGCGCGCGGCGCCGCCTCCTCCTCCGCCCGCGGCCGCGACGCCCCCGCGCCCGCCGGCGCCTCCGGCCGAGAAGAGCGCCCCGCGCGCCGAGCCACCCGCTGCCCCGCGCGTCGCACCGCCGCCCCCGCCGGCTGCGGCTCCGCAGCAGCGTCAATCCGCGCCGCCTCCCGCGGACAAGGGCGCCGCGCCGCCGCCGCGTCCGGCACCGCCGGCTGCGGGCCAGATCGGCGCCCCGCCGGCGGGCCAGACTCCGCCTCCGGCCGTGCAGAAGGGCGGACCGCCCCCGGCCGCTGCGCAGCCGCCTGCCGCCCAGCGGAGCGCGCCGCCCCAGCAACCGCCGGCTGCGCCGGCCGACAAGGGCGCGCCGCCGCCGGCTGCCGGTCAGATCGGCTCGCCGCCGCCGGCCCAGACCCCACCGCCGCCCGCCGCGCAGAAGGCGGCTCCGCCTCCGCCTGCCGCCGCACCGGCCGACAAGGGCGCCGCGGCTCCGCCGCCTCTGCCCGCCGCCGGCACGATCGGCCCGCAGGGCGCGCAGCCCGGCGGAGCGGCCTTGCCGCCGGGTGCCCCGGTGGCGCGCACGCCGCCGCCGACGGTGACCACCCCGATTCCGGCCGCGCCGCCGCCGCCGCAGGCGATGACGCCGATCGCCCCGGGTGCTGCGCCGCAAGGCCCGCGCAACATCTCCGACTTCCGCGGTGAACGCCGCGAGGTCCGCGAGGGCGGTCGCACCGTGATCACCGAGCCCGGCCGCGTCATCGTGCGCGATCCGGGAGGCCGGGAGTTCATCCGCCACAACGAGATGGATCGCTTCCGCTACGGCGCGCGCGACATCCGCACCGAGCCCGGTCGCGGCGGTGACACCCGCACCATCGTGGTCCGGCCCGACGGCACCGAGATCATCAACGTCACGGGCCGCGACGGCCAGTTGGTGCGGCGAATCCGCCGCGATCGCGACGGCCGCGAGATCATCATCATCGACAACAGCTTCGGTCCGAGCGACCGGGCGAACTTCTACGTCGATCTGCCGCCGCCGGTGCTGCGGATTCCGCGCGACCGCTACATCGTCGACTACGAGGACGCCTCGCCGGAGCTGATCTACGACACGCTCGAAGCCCCACCCGTGGAGCGGATCGAACGCCGCTACTCGATGGACGAGATCCGCTACAGCCCGTCGGTGCGGCAGCGGATGCCCTCGATCGACCTCAACACCATCACCTTCGAGCTCGGCTCGTGGGACATCTCGCCGGATCAGGCGTCCAAGCTGCAGGTGATCGCCGACGGCCTCAACCGGGCGATCCGGCGCAATCCGCGCGAGGTGTTCCTGATCGAGGGCCACACCGACGCGACCGGCAACGACACCGACAATCTGTCGCTGTCCGACCGCCGCGCCGAGGCCGCCGCGACGCTGCTCACCCAGCAGTTCGGCGTTCCGGCGGAGAACCTGACCTCGCAGGGCTATGGCGAGCAGTATCTGAAGGTGCAGACCGACGGACCGGAGCGGCAGAACCGCCGCGTCACCGTCCGCCGCATCACGCCGCTGCTGAACGGTGGTCAGGCCGCGCTGCCGCCGCCGCCCCCGGGCGTCGCCCCGCCGCGCTGA
- the tsaD gene encoding tRNA (adenosine(37)-N6)-threonylcarbamoyltransferase complex transferase subunit TsaD, translating into MLVLGIETTCDETAAAVVERRADGSGRILSNIVRSQTEEHAPFGGVVPEIAARAHVDLLDGIVARAMQEAGTGFAELSGVAAAAGPGLIGGVIVGLTTAKAIALVHNTPLIAVNHLEAHALTPRLTDSTEFPYCLFLASGGHTQIVAVLGVGDYVRLGTTVDDAIGEAFDKIAKMLGLPYPGGPQVERAAASGDATRFAFPRPMLGRPDANFSLSGLKTAVRNEASRLTPLEPQDINDLCAGFQAAVLDSMADRLSAGLRLFRERFGAPKALVAAGGVAANQAIRRALREVAAKAQTTLIVPPPALCTDNGAMIAWAGAERLALGLTDTMDAAPRARWLLDANAVAPGKFTNTRAGF; encoded by the coding sequence TTGCTGGTGCTTGGAATCGAGACCACCTGCGATGAAACCGCAGCCGCGGTGGTCGAGCGCCGCGCCGACGGCAGCGGCCGGATTCTCTCCAACATCGTGCGTTCGCAGACCGAGGAGCACGCGCCGTTCGGCGGCGTTGTCCCCGAAATCGCCGCGCGCGCCCATGTCGATCTGCTCGACGGCATCGTTGCCCGTGCGATGCAGGAAGCCGGAACCGGATTCGCGGAGCTGTCCGGCGTCGCGGCGGCGGCCGGACCCGGGCTGATCGGCGGCGTCATCGTCGGCCTGACCACCGCGAAGGCGATCGCGCTGGTGCACAATACGCCGCTGATCGCGGTCAACCATCTCGAGGCGCACGCGCTGACGCCGCGGCTGACGGATTCGACCGAGTTTCCCTATTGCCTGTTTCTCGCCTCCGGCGGCCACACCCAGATCGTCGCCGTGCTCGGCGTCGGCGACTATGTCCGGCTCGGCACCACGGTCGACGACGCCATCGGCGAGGCGTTCGACAAGATCGCCAAGATGCTGGGGCTGCCTTACCCGGGCGGGCCGCAGGTCGAGCGCGCGGCGGCCTCCGGGGATGCGACCCGGTTCGCCTTCCCGCGGCCGATGCTGGGCCGGCCGGACGCCAACTTCTCGCTGTCCGGGTTGAAGACCGCGGTGCGCAATGAGGCCAGTCGGCTGACGCCGCTGGAGCCGCAGGACATCAATGATCTGTGCGCCGGCTTCCAGGCCGCGGTGCTGGACTCGATGGCCGACCGGCTGAGCGCCGGACTGCGGCTGTTCCGCGAACGCTTCGGCGCGCCGAAGGCGCTGGTCGCGGCCGGCGGCGTCGCCGCCAATCAGGCGATCCGCCGCGCCCTGCGCGAGGTCGCCGCCAAGGCACAGACCACGCTGATCGTGCCGCCGCCGGCGCTGTGCACCGACAACGGCGCGATGATCGCCTGGGCCGGCGCCGAGCGCCTCGCACTCGGCCTCACCGACACCATGGACGCCGCCCCCCGCGCCCGCTGGCTGCTCGACGCCAACGCGGTGGCGCCGGGCAAATTCACCAATACGCGCGCGGGATTTTGA
- a CDS encoding NAD(P)H-dependent glycerol-3-phosphate dehydrogenase: MSNFQSIAVLGGGAWGTALALTAARAGRSVTLWEHDPGNAQHLIEARESRFLPGVRLDDSIKVTRDLAEAARAQALLLVVPAQVLRQVVTSLQPLIAARTPLIACAKGIEHGTHRFMTEIIAECAPAAIPAILSGPSFAADVARGLPTAVTIAATDADVAQALAQAMNSGSFRPYHSTDVRGVELGGATKNVMAIGAGIVEGRKLGASALAAMTTRGFVELVRFGKAYGARIETMHGLSGLGDLTMCCSTPQSRNFSFGMALGRGESIETAAHGKLAEGYYTAPVLLEMAQAKGVEMPISTAVAAILAGKLGVDAAIEGLLTRPLKAEA; encoded by the coding sequence ATGAGTAACTTTCAGTCGATCGCCGTGCTCGGCGGCGGGGCGTGGGGGACGGCGCTGGCGCTGACCGCTGCGCGGGCGGGGCGTAGCGTGACGCTGTGGGAGCACGATCCCGGCAACGCGCAGCATCTGATCGAGGCGCGCGAGAGCCGGTTTCTGCCCGGCGTCAGGCTCGACGATTCGATCAAGGTGACGCGCGATCTGGCCGAGGCCGCGCGCGCGCAGGCGCTGCTGCTGGTGGTGCCGGCGCAGGTGTTGCGCCAGGTCGTGACCTCGCTGCAGCCGCTGATCGCCGCGCGCACGCCGCTGATCGCCTGCGCCAAAGGCATCGAGCACGGCACCCATCGCTTCATGACCGAGATCATCGCCGAATGCGCGCCGGCCGCGATCCCGGCGATCCTGTCGGGGCCGAGCTTCGCCGCCGACGTCGCGCGCGGGCTGCCGACCGCGGTGACGATCGCCGCCACCGACGCCGATGTCGCCCAGGCGCTGGCGCAGGCGATGAATTCGGGCTCGTTCCGGCCCTATCACTCCACCGACGTCCGCGGCGTCGAACTCGGCGGCGCCACCAAAAACGTGATGGCGATTGGCGCCGGCATCGTCGAGGGCCGCAAACTCGGCGCCTCGGCGCTGGCGGCGATGACGACGCGCGGCTTCGTCGAACTGGTGCGGTTCGGCAAGGCCTATGGGGCGCGGATCGAGACCATGCATGGCCTGTCCGGATTGGGCGATCTGACGATGTGCTGCTCGACGCCGCAATCGCGCAATTTCTCGTTCGGCATGGCGCTCGGCCGCGGCGAGAGCATCGAGACGGCGGCGCACGGCAAGCTCGCCGAGGGCTATTACACCGCGCCGGTGCTGCTCGAGATGGCGCAGGCGAAAGGCGTCGAGATGCCGATCTCGACCGCGGTCGCGGCGATCCTTGCCGGCAAGCTCGGCGTCGATGCGGCGATCGAAGGCCTGCTGACGCGACCGCTCAAGGCAGAGGCATAG
- a CDS encoding class I SAM-dependent methyltransferase, translating to MDISTPPLHHPSMSTAIADPLAFIRDNTRLRPVPLVPEISLHVADEALPLWRLTEEELGEAGLPPPFWAFAWAGGQALARYVLDHPDCVAGREVIDFAAGSGLVAIAAMKAGAKRVTAFDIDGFAREAIAVNAAANGVALDISGDDLLAAEHAAPAQTVLAGDIFYQQDIAELAFALLQRRAANGALVLIGDPGRSYLPKDRLTRLADYSVPVTRELEDAEIKATGVWTLK from the coding sequence ATGGACATCTCCACACCGCCGCTCCATCACCCTTCGATGAGCACCGCCATCGCCGATCCCCTCGCCTTCATTCGCGACAACACAAGGCTGCGGCCCGTGCCGCTGGTGCCGGAGATCTCGCTGCACGTCGCCGACGAGGCGCTGCCGCTGTGGCGGCTGACCGAGGAGGAGCTCGGCGAGGCCGGGCTACCGCCGCCGTTCTGGGCGTTCGCCTGGGCCGGCGGGCAGGCGCTGGCGCGCTATGTGCTCGATCATCCGGACTGCGTCGCCGGCCGCGAGGTGATCGATTTCGCCGCCGGCTCCGGGCTGGTGGCGATCGCGGCGATGAAGGCCGGGGCGAAGCGCGTCACCGCGTTCGACATCGACGGCTTCGCGCGCGAGGCGATTGCCGTCAATGCCGCGGCGAACGGCGTCGCGCTCGACATCAGCGGCGACGATCTGCTCGCCGCAGAGCACGCCGCGCCGGCCCAGACCGTGCTCGCCGGCGACATCTTCTATCAGCAGGACATCGCCGAACTGGCCTTCGCCTTGCTGCAGCGCCGCGCGGCGAACGGCGCGCTGGTGCTGATCGGCGATCCGGGCCGTTCCTATCTGCCGAAGGACAGACTTACCCGACTCGCCGACTACAGCGTGCCGGTGACGCGGGAGCTGGAGGACGCCGAGATCAAGGCCACCGGCGTGTGGACGCTGAAATGA
- a CDS encoding uroporphyrinogen-III synthase, translating to MAMLVTRPQPDNDATAAALRAKGYDVLLAPMLRFEPVPFPDDQDADYTGVIVTSANALRAIADQPGFARLLKLPLFAVGKHTARAARDAGFKDVIVAEGDAAKLRLKVADSVRGKKKAAGALLYLAGADLSRDLAGELREDGFNVVMQTTYKMLPVPTLPGDICAEFAANRIEAVLHYSRRSARAFIDATRASGIEISALAIPQCCLSESVSDVMREAGATQVMVARTPDEKALFEALDRAVGAPAR from the coding sequence GTGGCTATGCTTGTCACCCGCCCGCAACCCGACAACGACGCCACCGCCGCAGCGCTGCGCGCGAAGGGCTACGACGTGTTGCTGGCGCCGATGTTGCGGTTCGAGCCGGTGCCGTTTCCGGACGATCAGGACGCCGACTATACGGGCGTGATCGTCACCAGCGCCAACGCGCTGCGGGCGATCGCCGACCAGCCCGGCTTCGCGCGGCTGTTGAAGCTGCCGCTGTTCGCGGTCGGCAAGCACACCGCGCGCGCGGCCCGCGACGCCGGCTTCAAGGACGTCATCGTCGCCGAGGGCGACGCCGCGAAACTGCGGCTGAAGGTCGCCGACAGCGTGCGCGGCAAAAAGAAGGCGGCCGGCGCGTTGCTGTATCTGGCCGGCGCCGATCTGTCGCGCGATCTCGCCGGCGAATTGCGCGAAGACGGCTTCAACGTGGTGATGCAGACGACCTATAAGATGCTGCCGGTGCCGACGCTCCCTGGGGATATCTGCGCCGAATTCGCGGCCAACCGGATCGAGGCGGTGCTGCATTATTCGCGGCGCAGCGCGCGCGCCTTCATCGACGCGACGCGGGCGTCCGGGATCGAGATCTCGGCGCTGGCGATCCCGCAATGCTGCCTGTCGGAATCGGTGTCCGACGTGATGCGCGAGGCCGGTGCAACGCAGGTGATGGTGGCGCGCACGCCCGACGAGAAGGCGCTGTTCGAGGCGCTGGACCGCGCGGTCGGCGCGCCCGCGCGCTGA
- the acs gene encoding acetate--CoA ligase: protein MSEKIYDVPSEWASRAFVDDAKYREMYARSVNDPNGFWADEAKRIDWIKPPHKIENCSFAPGKVSIKWFEDGILNVAHNCIDRHLATRGDQVAIIWEGDDPSQSRHITYRELHDEVCKFANILRSRNVEKGDRVTIYLPMIPEAAFAMLACARIGAIHSVVFAGFSPDSLAGRINDCQSKIVITADEGLRGGKKVPLKANVDAALKKCDAVDWVMVVKRTGAPVEIDDVRDFWYHEAAEMVTTECPIEHMHAEDPLFILYTSGSTGQPKGVLHTSGGYLVFASMTHQYVFDYHDGDIYWCTADVGWVTGHSYILYGPLANGATTLMFEGVPNYPTNSRFWDVIDKHKVNIFYTAPTAIRALMQAGDEPVTKTSRKSLRLLGSVGEPINPEAWEWYHRVVGDDRCPIVDTWWQTETGGILITPLPGATKLKPGSATRPFFGVVPEILDPEGVVLEGECTGNLCLARSWPGQMRTVYGDHERFEQTYFSAYKGKYFTGDGCRRDADGYYWITGRVDDVINVSGHRMGTAEVESSLVAHPKVSEAAVVGYPHDIKGQGIYAYVTLMAGIEPSEELRKELVAWVRKDIGPIASPDLIQFAPGLPKTRSGKIMRRILRKIAEDEPSTLGDTSTLADPAVVDDLVEHRQNKHHKAV from the coding sequence ATGTCCGAGAAGATCTATGACGTGCCCTCGGAATGGGCGAGCCGCGCCTTCGTCGACGACGCGAAGTACCGCGAGATGTACGCCCGCTCGGTCAATGACCCGAACGGCTTCTGGGCCGACGAGGCCAAACGCATCGACTGGATCAAGCCGCCGCACAAGATCGAGAACTGCTCGTTCGCGCCCGGCAAGGTCTCGATCAAATGGTTCGAGGACGGCATCCTCAACGTCGCGCACAACTGCATCGATCGGCATCTCGCCACCCGCGGCGACCAGGTCGCGATCATCTGGGAGGGCGACGATCCCTCGCAGTCGCGCCACATCACCTATCGCGAGCTGCACGACGAGGTCTGCAAATTCGCCAACATCCTGCGCAGCCGCAATGTCGAGAAGGGCGACCGCGTCACCATCTATCTGCCGATGATCCCCGAAGCGGCCTTCGCGATGCTGGCCTGCGCGCGGATCGGCGCGATCCATTCGGTGGTGTTCGCCGGCTTCTCGCCGGACTCGCTGGCCGGCCGCATCAACGACTGCCAGTCGAAGATCGTGATCACCGCCGACGAGGGCCTGCGCGGCGGCAAGAAGGTGCCGCTGAAGGCCAATGTCGATGCGGCGCTGAAGAAGTGCGACGCCGTCGATTGGGTGATGGTGGTGAAGCGCACCGGCGCGCCGGTGGAGATCGATGACGTCCGCGACTTCTGGTACCACGAGGCCGCCGAGATGGTGACCACCGAGTGCCCGATCGAGCACATGCACGCGGAAGATCCGCTGTTCATCCTCTACACGTCGGGATCGACCGGCCAGCCCAAGGGCGTGCTGCACACGTCCGGCGGCTATCTGGTGTTCGCCTCGATGACGCACCAATACGTGTTCGACTATCACGACGGCGACATCTACTGGTGCACCGCCGACGTCGGCTGGGTCACCGGCCACAGCTACATTCTATACGGGCCGCTCGCCAATGGCGCCACCACGCTGATGTTCGAGGGCGTGCCGAACTATCCGACCAATTCGCGGTTCTGGGACGTCATCGACAAGCACAAGGTCAACATCTTCTACACCGCGCCGACCGCGATCCGGGCGCTGATGCAGGCCGGCGACGAGCCGGTGACGAAGACCTCGCGCAAATCGCTGCGGCTGCTCGGCTCGGTCGGCGAGCCGATCAATCCGGAAGCCTGGGAGTGGTACCACCGCGTCGTCGGCGACGACCGCTGCCCGATCGTCGACACCTGGTGGCAGACCGAGACCGGCGGCATCCTGATCACGCCGCTGCCCGGCGCGACCAAATTGAAGCCCGGCTCGGCGACCCGGCCGTTCTTCGGCGTGGTGCCGGAGATCCTCGATCCGGAAGGCGTGGTGCTGGAGGGCGAGTGCACCGGCAATCTGTGTCTGGCGCGGTCCTGGCCCGGCCAGATGCGCACCGTCTATGGCGATCACGAACGGTTCGAGCAGACCTACTTCTCGGCCTACAAGGGCAAATACTTCACCGGCGACGGCTGCCGCCGCGACGCCGACGGCTATTACTGGATCACCGGGCGGGTCGACGACGTCATCAACGTCTCCGGCCACCGCATGGGCACGGCCGAGGTCGAATCCTCCCTGGTGGCGCACCCCAAGGTGTCGGAAGCCGCCGTGGTCGGCTATCCGCACGACATCAAGGGCCAGGGCATCTACGCCTATGTGACGCTGATGGCCGGGATCGAGCCGTCGGAAGAGCTGCGCAAGGAGCTGGTCGCCTGGGTCCGCAAGGACATCGGCCCGATCGCCTCGCCGGACCTGATCCAGTTCGCCCCCGGCCTGCCGAAGACCCGCTCCGGCAAGATCATGCGCCGCATCCTGCGCAAGATCGCCGAGGACGAACCCTCGACGCTCGGCGACACCTCGACGCTGGCCGATCCCGCCGTGGTCGACGACCTGGTCGAGCATCGCCAGAACAAGCACCACAAGGCGGTCTGA
- a CDS encoding succinate dehydrogenase iron-sulfur subunit yields MVEFALPKNSKIVGGKAWPKPEGATEVREFRVYRWNPDDGKNPSVDTYYVDKHDCGPMVLDGLIWIKNNIDPTLTFRRSCREGVCGSCAMNIDGENTLACTKAMDDVRGEAVKVNPLPHQPVVKDLVPDLTNFYAQYASIEPWLQTVTPTPQKEWRQSHEDREKLDGLYECILCACCSTSCPSYWWNSDRFLGPAALLQATRWVEDSRDEATGERLDNLEDPFRIYRCHTIMNCAKACPKGLNPSEAIANLKLKLVERQI; encoded by the coding sequence ATGGTTGAATTCGCACTTCCGAAGAATTCGAAGATTGTCGGCGGCAAGGCGTGGCCGAAGCCGGAAGGCGCGACCGAGGTTCGCGAATTCCGCGTCTATCGCTGGAATCCCGACGACGGCAAGAACCCGAGCGTCGACACCTACTATGTCGACAAGCACGATTGCGGCCCGATGGTTCTCGACGGCCTGATCTGGATCAAGAACAACATCGATCCGACGCTGACCTTCCGCCGCTCCTGCCGCGAGGGCGTGTGCGGCTCGTGCGCGATGAACATCGACGGCGAGAACACGCTGGCCTGCACCAAGGCGATGGACGACGTCCGCGGCGAGGCGGTGAAGGTCAACCCGCTGCCGCATCAGCCGGTGGTCAAGGATCTGGTCCCCGACCTCACCAATTTCTACGCGCAATACGCCTCGATCGAACCGTGGCTGCAAACGGTGACGCCGACGCCGCAGAAGGAATGGCGGCAGAGCCACGAGGACCGCGAGAAGCTCGACGGCCTGTACGAATGCATCCTGTGCGCCTGCTGCTCGACCTCGTGCCCGAGCTATTGGTGGAATTCAGACCGCTTTCTCGGACCGGCCGCGCTGCTGCAGGCGACGCGCTGGGTCGAGGACAGCCGCGACGAAGCCACCGGCGAGCGGCTCGACAATCTCGAGGATCCGTTCCGGATCTATCGCTGCCACACCATCATGAACTGCGCCAAGGCTTGCCCGAAGGGCCTCAACCCCTCGGAAGCGATCGCCAATCTCAAGCTCAAGCTGGTCGAACGCCAGATCTGA
- a CDS encoding pyridoxamine 5'-phosphate oxidase family protein yields the protein MAVNTNPGEAQHAWDLMKKITFAMLATRDGEKIRSRPMAAYIRPEEGLIYFLTDVRRHKDDEIAQDHHVNLGFADASAQKYVSVSGYGAISNDRAKIKELFGTAAKAWWDSPDDPNIRILEVTPEEAEYWDSPGTLVSYVKMAVAAATGSRPDLGDNRKVAI from the coding sequence ATGGCGGTGAATACCAATCCGGGCGAAGCGCAGCACGCCTGGGATCTGATGAAGAAGATCACCTTCGCGATGCTGGCGACGCGCGACGGCGAGAAGATCCGCTCGAGGCCGATGGCAGCCTATATTCGTCCTGAGGAAGGTCTGATCTATTTCCTCACCGATGTCCGCCGCCACAAGGACGATGAGATCGCGCAGGATCACCACGTCAATCTCGGTTTCGCCGATGCGAGCGCGCAGAAATACGTCTCGGTGTCGGGCTATGGGGCGATCAGCAACGACCGCGCCAAGATCAAGGAGCTGTTCGGCACCGCTGCGAAAGCGTGGTGGGACAGCCCCGATGATCCGAACATTCGCATTCTCGAGGTCACGCCCGAAGAGGCCGAGTACTGGGATTCACCGGGCACCCTCGTCAGCTATGTGAAGATGGCGGTGGCGGCGGCGACCGGGTCGCGCCCCGATCTCGGCGACAATCGCAAGGTCGCGATCTGA